A window of bacterium genomic DNA:
TTCCACCGTGTCGCCGTGTCCCCGTGTCCCCGTGTCAGGCGGTTTCTCTTCGTTTCCCACCGTGTCCCCGCGTCCCCGCGTCCCCGCGTCTCCGTGTCCTGTGCACTTGATTAAGCCGTGTCCAGCGGTTTTTCAGTCCTCAAACCCTATGGCCTGATGACACTCGCCGCTTCAAGCAGGGCTCCCTGGATGTCAAACATGTTTGAAACTGTGCCCACGGAAACCTTGTCCGAGAGGGAAAAAAATTCCAGACAAGTGCCGCAAACGAAGATCTCGCAGCCGCGGTCGATCATTTTCCCCAGAGCTTTCAAAACGGCGGACCCCTGGACCGCGAACTTTACACCGGCGTTCATAAAAAGGATCCGGTCGGGGATCCGGTCCTGGTCCAGGAGAGTGTTGATAAACCCCTCCATGAGGATACGGCCGAGTTTTTCATCCCCCTGCCCGAGGGTTTCGCCAGTGATGAAGATAACAGGCGGTTTTCTCACCGCGTCCTGTATTTGATTGCCTGCCCTGAGCCTGTCGAGGGGTGTCCCCGGGTCAGTCGGCACCGGTACCGTGATGACCAGACGAATGGCCCCTCCATCGCCTTCTTCGATACGAACGCCGGCACCCCTGCTTTCGGCGAAGCGGCGCACATTATCACGGCTGCTCTCCGAGCTCACATCAACGGAAAAGGATACACCAGGGGGTGTCTCCTCAAGGGTCTTTTTAACCTGTATGACGGGTCCCGGGCAGGCGAGGTTTCTGCAGTCAATGCTTTTTATGGTGGCCTCCATATTAAGAATGTAACTAAGTGTCTAAGTATTACCCCTTATTTTGGTAATGAGGGGTATGTTTTCCACTTCTCAGCTTGCCTCGGCGTAGTTATGCCCCAAGCATAACGAAGACGGGTCACTCCGGGCCCATTTTGTCCTAGAAGGCCTTAATCAGGGAACCCGGAGTCCAGTCGCTCCACCCGTCACTCCGGGCAAAAACCCGGAGTCCAGTCGCTCCACCCGTCACTCCGGGCAAGGACCCGGAGTCCAATTGAATTAAGCAATTGCATCCATAGCTTTAATGAATGCATAGCACGCGTTCCGGGTAATATCAATCTATCTTGTAACGATAATCAAAAAGCTCTTGAATAACTCCCATATATTGTGCTATCTTCCGTCTGAAATACAATATATAGGAGTCTCACCCTTCTTTTTTCCTTTTTAAAACAGGTAGTTTCCGGAGGATTATATGACCGTGACCAAGTCGGGGAGTGCCGACAGTGAGTCTATGAAAAAACAGGAAACCCTCGATTTTGGGTCAACCCTGACCCAGGTGGAGCTTTCTGAAAACGCCCGTGTTGTTCTGGCCAAAAGATATCTCAAAAGGGACGATGAGGGGAACCCCCTTGAGGGGCCTGAGGACCTTTTTCGCCGGGTTGCTGGCAACATCGCCCAGGCTGAAGAAAAGTTCGGCGCTGATCCCCAGCAGGTCGAGGAGACAGCGGAACTCTATTTCAACCTAATGGCTTCCCTTTCCTTCATGCCGAACTCTCCAACGCTTATGAACGCCGGTCGGGAACTGCAGCAGCTTTCCGCCTGTTTCGTTCTTCCTGTGGAAGATTCCATGGAGAGCATTTTTGATGCGGTAAAGCATACCGCCATGATCCACAAGAGCGGCGGCGGGACCGGTTTTTCCTTCAGCAGGCTGCGGCCCGGCCAGGATGTGGTCAAGTCCACATCCGGCGTTTCCTCCGGCCCCATATCCTTCATGAAGGTCTTCAACCAGGCCACTGAGGT
This region includes:
- the yedF gene encoding sulfurtransferase-like selenium metabolism protein YedF, with product MEATIKSIDCRNLACPGPVIQVKKTLEETPPGVSFSVDVSSESSRDNVRRFAESRGAGVRIEEGDGGAIRLVITVPVPTDPGTPLDRLRAGNQIQDAVRKPPVIFITGETLGQGDEKLGRILMEGFINTLLDQDRIPDRILFMNAGVKFAVQGSAVLKALGKMIDRGCEIFVCGTCLEFFSLSDKVSVGTVSNMFDIQGALLEAASVIRP